The region GACCGACCGCCTCGGACATCGTGCCGAGCGGGATGGCCGCGACCGCGAGCCCGAGCGTGCTCGCCGAAACCAGCAACGCCGCCGTGCCCGGATCCAGCACGAAGTCCCGGGCCAACTGCGGCAGCACCGGTTGCGGCGCGTAGAGCAGCGCGAACAGCGCCAGCGCGCCGAGCAGCAAGGCGATGCGGATCTTGCGGACGCGGGCCGGATCGACGGAGTTCACGAGCTCGAACGTAAGCAGCCCTAATTAATGCGTCCAATGCGCCATGAGCGCATTATTGATGCGATGGTGAATCAATCAGCCGTTCCCGACGACGCGTCGCAGCTCGCGGCTCATCTGGCCCCGGCGCTCGCCATGCTGCGGGCGGTCGCCGCCGAGGGCCATCTCACACGAGCCGCGGAAACCCTGGGCGTCCCGCAGCCGACGGTCAGCCGCGCGTTGGCGAAGCTGGGCGATCGGCTCGGCGCGCCGGTGATCGTGCGGCAGGGGCGCGGCATCCACCTGACCCGCGCAGGCACCATCCTCGCGGCTGCCGCTGAGGATGCGATGCGCGGCCTGGAGGCGGGGTGTCGCGCGGTGCTGGAGGAGATCGACCCCGATCGGGGCCAGGTGACCTTCGGGTTCCAGCACACGATGGGCAGCACGCTGGTGCCGCCGCTGCTGCGCGGTTTCCGCGACGAGCACCCGCATGTGCGGTTCGGGCTCGTGCAGGGTCCGCGTGACGCCATGCTCGCCCGGACCTGGGCGGGCGAGATCGACCTATGCCTCGTCTCGCCGCTGCCGGACCGCGATGCGCGCTGGGGCACCGCCCCGATCCGGGAAGAACCGCTCGTCGCGGTGTTGTACGTGCGGCACCGGCTGGCGCGGCGGCGCAAGCTGCGGCTCGCCGAACTCGCCGGGGACGACTTCGTCGCGACCCGCCAGGGTTACGGGCTGCGGCAGATCTTCACGGGCCTGGCCGAGTGCGCCGGGTTCGAGCCGCAGCTGACCTTCGAGAGCGAAGAGGCCGACACGGTGCGCGGGCTGGTCACCGCGGGGCTCGGCGTGGCGCTGCTGCCGCCGGCCGACAAC is a window of Saccharopolyspora phatthalungensis DNA encoding:
- a CDS encoding LysR substrate-binding domain-containing protein, with translation MVNQSAVPDDASQLAAHLAPALAMLRAVAAEGHLTRAAETLGVPQPTVSRALAKLGDRLGAPVIVRQGRGIHLTRAGTILAAAAEDAMRGLEAGCRAVLEEIDPDRGQVTFGFQHTMGSTLVPPLLRGFRDEHPHVRFGLVQGPRDAMLARTWAGEIDLCLVSPLPDRDARWGTAPIREEPLVAVLYVRHRLARRRKLRLAELAGDDFVATRQGYGLRQIFTGLAECAGFEPQLTFESEEADTVRGLVTAGLGVALLPPADNGPTPGTVEVPLDPPAHRTIGLAWPAARTLPPAVRAFRDFTRTHGDFNGDRRADFP